One Festucalex cinctus isolate MCC-2025b chromosome 1, RoL_Fcin_1.0, whole genome shotgun sequence genomic region harbors:
- the nptxra gene encoding neuronal pentraxin receptor a, giving the protein MVAFIGAVICIIAAVHTGSTKAARQQQQQPAADNRSLYVAGATQPAATRGSAARAGTLGALHGSEVPESEAPTFHIGLGGVDGVTGLTGHDPAVSRLICTPIPAGECNPKNFEQQADDPSLYAGEDWGYLRTTADELRQTVRQQKEQIQTDQRTIRELTGKLSECEKGLKGRGGVADRRAGAVGIWGGKSPAEAAHPERVMVRDSPASSPDHVLTLRAVDELEQAISQLKDRIERLEADINLFPHNQTDINTSTGVEDSRKSFGTETLVGHKAGAERHWRMEDLEGELERKVELLEKERKALRLETERQRQEMDQGINKLHHRLSVLEEANYFPEGYRLSFPSRTNYMYAVVKQSIPKLWAFTFCLWIRPTEGGIGTPISYAVSEQANELVLLQGLHTPTELLINDKVARLPLNLSRGNWQHICVTWNQKGGDWQAYQGGKLRGEGHGLAAGHDIRPGGVLILGQEQDSLSGGFDSTQALVGELSQVGLWDRVLTADQVASLARCGTVTQGSVAPWTERGVEVYGGATKYPGEPCSKHSQSSK; this is encoded by the exons ATGGTGGCCTTTATCGGCGCCGTTATCTGCATCATCGCTGCCGTCCACACCGGAAGCACAAAGGCGGcacggcagcagcagcagcagccggcAGCCGACAACCGCTCGCTGTACGTGGCTGGCGCGACCCAGCCCGCCGCTACCAGAGGCTCGGCGGCCAGGGCTGGAACACTGGGTGCTCTCCACGGTTCTGAAGTGCCCGAATCCGAGGCGCCGACCTTCCACATCGGGCTCGGCGGTGTGGACGGGGTCACTGGGCTGACTGGGCACGACCCAGCTGTCAGTCGACTCATATGCACCCCGATCCCCGCCGGAGAGTGCAACCCGAAAAACTTTGAGCAACAAGCGGACGACCCGTCGCTATACGCGGGAGAGGACTGGGGCTACCTCCGCACCACCGCGGACGAGCTCCGGCAGACCGTCCGGCAGCAGAAGGAGCAAATACAAACGGACCAGCGGACCATCAGGGAGCTGACGGGAAAACTATCCGAGTGCGAGAAGGGGCTGAAGGGTCGGGGTGGCGTCGCCGACAGACGCGCGGGTGCTGTGGGCATATGGGGAGGCAAAAGCCCGGCAGAGGCGGCGCACCCGGAGCGGGTCATGGTGCGGGACAGCCCCGCGTCTTCACCTGACCACGTGCTGACGCTACGGGCTGTGGATGAGCTGGAGCAGGCCATCAGTCAGCTCAAAGACCGCATAGAGAGACTCGAG GCGGACATCAATCTGTTTCCTCACAACCAGACGGACATCAACACTTCAACCGGTGTGGAGGACAGCAGGAAATCTTTTGGCACAGAAACTTTAGTTGGGCACAAAGCAGGTGCAGAAAGGCACTGGAGGATGGAGGACTTGGAAGGGGAGCTTGAAAGGAAGGTGGAGCTGttggagaaagagagaaaagcCTTGAGGCTGGAAACCGAAAGACAGCGACAGGAAATGGACCAGGGAATCAATAAGTTACACCACCGACTCTCGGTACTGGAGGAAG CTAATTACTTTCCAGAGGGCTACAGACTGTCTTTCCCATCCCGTACAAACTACATGTACGCTGTGGTGAAACAGTCCATCCCAAAGTTGTGGGCCTTCACCTTCTGCCTTTGGATTCGGCCTACGGAAGGAGGCATCGGGACGCCCATCTCGTATGCTGTTTCTGAGCAAGCCAATGAGCTGGTGCTGCTTCAAGGCCTGCATACGCCCACTGAGCTGCTCATCAATGACAAG GTGGCAAGGCTGCCCCTGAACCTTTCCCGAGGCAACTGGCAACACATATGTGTGACCTGGAACCAGAAAGGAGGAGACTGGCAGGCTTACCAGGGGGGAAAGCTGAGGGGAGAAGGCCACGGCCTGGCAGCCGGTCATGACATTCGACCTGGAGGGGTGTTAATCCTCGGTCAAGAGCAG GATTCCCTGAGTGGAGGCTTTGATTCAACTCAAGCTTTAGTTGGAGAGTTGTCCCAAGTGGGTCTTTGGGACCGAGTCCTGACTGCCGACCAGGTGGCCAGCTTGGCTCGTTGTGGAACGGTGACCCAGGGCAGCGTGGCTCCTTGGACTGAGCGTGGAGTGGAGGTTTATGGAGGAGCCACCAAGTACCCAGGGGAGCCTTGTAGTAAACACAGCCAGAGCTCGAAGTGA